Genomic DNA from Candidatus Sulfurimonas marisnigri:
AAACATAACTTAGATATTTAAGTCACGCATAAATTGTTCAGAAAAGAGTAAACCTTTTTCCTTAAAACGATCAGAAATATCAGAGACATACACTTCATCAGCTGATGCTGAAAAAAGCTCTATCCACTTCATAAAACTTTCTTTTTTTATATGAGGAACTCTAATATGCGCACCAGAAAGGTCTCCTTTATAAGTCTTTTCACCCAAAAGTTTAGCCAGCCAAAAATCAGCTAAAAGTTCTATATGTTCTTTCCAATCCTCGCTTGCTATATCATCCCCAAGTTCATGGATAAAAAAAGGACCTAATTCTTTATCACATATAGCTCTTTCGTAAAACAAAGTCATTAAGTTTTTTATATTTTTTCTTGTAATACTATTTTGAAGTTCCAGCATGCATCCTTTTTGTACAAATCACCTATAGACACACGTGGAATAAAGGCAAAAATAATTTTTTAGAAATGAAATTATATCAAGATTTAATGCTCCAATTCAAGTTTAAGTTGCAGCACTCTTAAAATTAAATAGTGGTATATTTTGCTCTAGCTTCAATGGGAGTAGGGTAAATATAGTACACGAAGCATTGTCAATAGTGTCCATGGCTATTTGTAACGGTAATATATTCTTGGAGGTGCCTATGATAGGCTATTTGTAAGTGGTGACCCCGAGGAGAATTGAACTCCTGTAACATGGATGAAAACCATGGATCCTAACCGCTAGACGACGGGGCCACTTAGTAATATCGATTACTGAGCCGAAATTATATAGATTTATATCTTAATAAATTATAAAATTGATCAAACTCAGCAAAGTTTATGATAGGTTTAGTCGTAAAAACTACGAAGAGCTCTAATTATAACAGCATTTTTAGAAATACTTTCAGCTTTTGCATTTTCATTAACTATTTCATAAAGGTCTAAAGGAAGAGAAATAGAAAATGTTTTAGTCTCTATTTTTTTCTTTTTATTAATCATAGACATAACACTCGTAAGTAATTCAATAATTTTTTTAGTATCTATTGGTTTTTGAATAAAACTATTTACTCCAACTTCAATAGACTCAGATATTTTTTCAATATCATTACTTGCAGAAATTACAATAATTATTTGAGTAGGGTTGATTTCACGAATCTTACGAGAAAGTTCAATTCCGTCCATTCCTGACATAATGATATCAACAAAAACAACATCTGGAGCTGACTTCATATAAGCATTAAGTGCATCTTCACTATTGAAGTATGACCCTACAGTTGAAAAAAAGTTTTTGAAAGTTGAACTTAAAAGTTCATTTACTACTTTTTCGTCTTCAACAACCATAGCTGTTAATTTTTTTGTTTCTTGTGTCAATTGAACCAAATCTACATTTGACATAATAAATCCTTGTTTTAAAATATTAAAGAATTATAGCAGATAATTGGGTAACAAATGAAACAAAATAGTACAAATAAGACTTATCATTAACTAAATGACACCAAAGAAGGGATTAACTTAAAGTAATATATCAATTTTCGTGTTTTTTAAATTTTTCTAACCACTCAAGGTCAGGTTCCTTTGAGCACTCTTTTTGATTTAATAAAGAGTCTATAATATTTACAAGGGTCTTTTCATCCATAAACTCTAATAATTTAGGATTAATAGATGTCTTTTTTACATTATCATATGTATTTAATAGATTTTGTATATCATTTATTAATAGTTCTTTTTTATTCATTTATTACTCCAGGCTTTATTGAAATCCATGTTATCTATATGCACAGCTCTTGCTAGTTCTATTAAACCAACTTTTTTCATAATCAGTTTAGTTTTTTTAGGCCAACCATCCCTGTAGTTAAATGAGTGAGGATGTCCTCCTATCATATCTATAAAATGTTCATTTGTACCAATCTCAAACAGTATACCTACCCCATACAATGAAACCTGACGATTTAACCAAAGTTTTGCATCTCTAAAAACTTTAACTTTAGACTTACTCACTATCCATCTAGTTGCAAAATCATTTATACAAGCTCGATTTGCAATACGTTTTAAGTTTTTATCATATTTCAGTAGCTCTAAGTTCTTTACAGTACCGGCATGAGGAACTGGTCTATAATCTCTTTTTAAATTTTTAGGTCTTGTTTGCCAAAATAAATCACCTGTTTGATGCTTTTTAATAATTTTTTTATCAAATATAACCACTTTATTAGATTTGGAGTAGGGGAGATAAAGTCTTGGAAGTTCTTTGTCTCCTTTAAATGCGCCAAGACTAAGGATATTTCCAGTAATTTGGGCTACATAACCTCTTCCATATCCAGATTCTAATCCTGCAATTGCCATTATTGCCGCCGGAGGAATATTGTTTTTAACTCCAATTTCAATAACATCTACGCAAATATCATAATAGAAGTTTTTTACATGTGGATACTTCCTAAATGAATATTGGCTTGACAAAAGGCTCGTAAAACCTATAGATATGGCTATAAGTATAATTGGAAGTTTATTTAATAACATAATGAACTGTATTTCCTATTGGTTAACATAATGTATATTCTATTGAATATAACTTTAATTGCATTCTACTTAATAAGTGGAGAATTTGATATTGCTCTTTTAACTTCCGATGCATCTATATCATCACCTTGAAGCATAAGTTCAATATTACCATCCTCACCACTAACTTGCATATTTTTAATTTTTTCTTTGGTCTCTTGGATCATACATTCACACTTACCACTTTGACATCTTTCAACCATCTCAACTACATTTTTCTTTTCTACTGCGCCACTAAATGTTATTTTAACACCATCTTTTTGTACTTCAACGTTTGCTTTTTTCATATCATCTCCCTTGTAATTGTTAATATTAAATAGTATATATCTATAAGTTAGGCACAGCTGTAAGCCGAGTTTTGTTTAAATAGCATTAATCTACATCACAATTTACATAGTGCGTCTAGCGAAACAGTAGCATTATAAGACGCTGACCACCTGTTTCTTGCTGCCATGTTGGGTTTACAAGCTCTCTATATTACTATAAAGACTGGTGGGCTCTTACCCCGCCCTTTCACCTTTACCACCTAAGTGGAAGTTTACTTTCTGTTGCACTTTCCCTCGCATTACTACGGCCATTAGTTAAATGGAACACTGTCTTATAGCAGCTCGGACTTTCCTCTTGTATCGCTACAAGTTGCTATCTGCTGTACCTACGGAATGTTACTAAAACTTTCCTTTA
This window encodes:
- a CDS encoding glucosaminidase domain-containing protein produces the protein MLLNKLPIILIAISIGFTSLLSSQYSFRKYPHVKNFYYDICVDVIEIGVKNNIPPAAIMAIAGLESGYGRGYVAQITGNILSLGAFKGDKELPRLYLPYSKSNKVVIFDKKIIKKHQTGDLFWQTRPKNLKRDYRPVPHAGTVKNLELLKYDKNLKRIANRACINDFATRWIVSKSKVKVFRDAKLWLNRQVSLYGVGILFEIGTNEHFIDMIGGHPHSFNYRDGWPKKTKLIMKKVGLIELARAVHIDNMDFNKAWSNK
- a CDS encoding response regulator transcription factor — its product is MSNVDLVQLTQETKKLTAMVVEDEKVVNELLSSTFKNFFSTVGSYFNSEDALNAYMKSAPDVVFVDIIMSGMDGIELSRKIREINPTQIIIVISASNDIEKISESIEVGVNSFIQKPIDTKKIIELLTSVMSMINKKKKIETKTFSISLPLDLYEIVNENAKAESISKNAVIIRALRSFYD
- a CDS encoding group III truncated hemoglobin, which produces MLELQNSITRKNIKNLMTLFYERAICDKELGPFFIHELGDDIASEDWKEHIELLADFWLAKLLGEKTYKGDLSGAHIRVPHIKKESFMKWIELFSASADEVYVSDISDRFKEKGLLFSEQFMRDLNI